AAGAATCCCAAAATCGAATTGATTGATTTATTAAGTTAAAAAAGTGTACATCCTCCTGGATGCACACTTTTTCTACCCTTATATTCCCACTTATGAATTATACGGATGAGTCCATAATAAGAAAAATAAATATTAAGGGGTGAGTATGTAAAATGGGTGAAAGCAGACAGTTTCGTGCCGGGCAAAAAGCACCGAACAATGGTGTCTATATTGAGATTGGTGAAACTGGAGGGAATGTCAATGACCCCCAAAAGGTTGAATTAAGTGCTGGGGATACATTTCCAGAAAACACAAATCATAATCGTGTATGGACAAATAAACGTTATCTGACAAGGCCCGGAAAACCAGGGGTCCAGTAAATCCATACGTCCTTCCACTTTTAAGCATTCACCATGCCCCGCAGAGTGAATGCCTATGTAAAACAAAAGCTCTGCAGTCCATCCTCTACTGCAGAGCTTTTGCATGAGATTTATTCATTTGACAATTTAAGTGTATTGAACAATTTAAACAATAAGCTGACCACAATCGCTACTACTGTTGCAAGCCCCATACCTGTTAGTGCGACTTTTCCAATTGTAATTGACGCACCACTAATTCCAATTGCTAACACAACACAGGTAAGAATTAAGTTTTGCGAGTTATTATAATCAACCTGCTGTTCAACTAACATTCGAAGTCCACTTACCGCAATGATGCCGAAAAGAAGCAAGGAAATCCCGCCCATTACTGGCGTTGGAATCGAAGAAATAAGCGCAGCAAGCTTTCCGCAGAATGATAAAATCACCGCAATAATCGCTGCTCCCCCAATAATCCAAGTTGAGTAGACTCTTGTGATCGCAAGCACACCAATATTTTCCCCATATGTTGTATTCGGCGTTGAACCAAACAAACTAGAAATCATTGTCGAAATACCATT
This region of Oceanobacillus sp. FSL K6-2867 genomic DNA includes:
- a CDS encoding YjzC family protein, producing the protein MGESRQFRAGQKAPNNGVYIEIGETGGNVNDPQKVELSAGDTFPENTNHNRVWTNKRYLTRPGKPGVQ